A single window of Bacteroidota bacterium DNA harbors:
- a CDS encoding T9SS type A sorting domain-containing protein: protein MKTNKLRSKFTFLLFLVLLMSSSFAATYETTQNGNYNTKSTWNNNSRPGTTISSNNTVNIKHTINLDQNLTVYGTLVIESSASLIGSKNITLKSGGQIVVNSTLGVKDFTIYGTLSSTATINISDDLTIYSSGNFSSSGSTNINDELYNDGIFTNSGTCSVNDDVKNYKYFTNSGNLTISDYFYFYRNSMINSGTISIKKFYCYSSSSATNSGTITVTEDMYNYNSTTWINSGTITIGDDMNNYSSSTFTTSGVLTISDDLTIYNSATITNSGTLTINDELTIYGDIINNNYVSVSQEFSCQNSGSILNNNSFVIQASDNVSLNRGTITIGSNGTFTVKSMFENSNSGLIKNNGLFVLVNDANNYATFIDDGTMNGTGNAKVELFLKGAQWHYVAIPTTTASSNVFWGGAIYSFDEETDKWTKHINDENLDVTKGYDVYFKTDKTISFVGTLRNGDQTATIHKNGTGNNAGYNLIANPYPTTVDWKSNSWSKKKSNDGLYIWNPDNQNVSSYVSGVGTNSGSRYIPPMQAYFVKCSGSGGSIKSTKNVKTHNKSSKFRSETDVNDELLILKATSENGFYDESIIRFSNQSSLNFDGDYDADKMWSNNITVPQIYTKSADFQDLSINSIPEVSSEVSIPLYMKARISGKNTMELDLKNATSVCNVYLEDVKLKSIHNLLTGPYEFTSDVQDEEFRFIIHFTKQNAVSADTNKVTLDIQDTKLESCKVYSSSGAIVVEQANGLENESTIRIFNMVGKEIKKLKTKETYNRIELDAAAAYYTVQIKSGKQIYTNKVLVR, encoded by the coding sequence ATGAAAACAAACAAACTAAGATCAAAATTCACTTTTCTTCTCTTCTTAGTTTTATTAATGAGCAGCAGTTTTGCAGCAACTTATGAAACCACCCAAAATGGCAATTATAACACCAAGTCAACCTGGAATAATAATAGCCGGCCGGGAACTACTATTAGTTCTAATAACACTGTAAACATTAAACATACGATCAATTTAGATCAGAATTTAACAGTTTATGGTACTTTGGTTATCGAATCATCTGCCTCCTTAATTGGTTCAAAAAACATTACACTTAAATCTGGAGGTCAAATAGTAGTTAATTCAACACTGGGAGTTAAAGATTTCACAATTTATGGAACCTTAAGCAGTACAGCTACAATCAATATTTCAGATGATCTCACAATTTACTCCAGTGGGAATTTCTCATCAAGTGGTAGCACTAACATTAATGATGAACTCTATAACGATGGTATTTTCACGAATAGTGGTACTTGCAGTGTAAATGATGATGTAAAAAATTACAAATATTTTACAAATTCAGGAAACCTGACAATTTCAGATTATTTTTATTTCTATCGAAATAGTATGATCAATAGTGGAACCATTAGTATCAAGAAGTTTTATTGTTACAGTTCGTCATCGGCTACCAATAGTGGAACTATAACTGTTACTGAGGATATGTATAATTATAATTCAACAACATGGATAAATAGTGGTACTATCACAATTGGTGATGACATGAATAATTACAGTTCATCAACTTTTACAACTAGCGGAGTTTTAACTATTTCTGACGACTTGACCATCTATAATTCAGCAACTATAACCAATAGCGGAACCCTAACTATTAACGATGAGTTAACAATTTATGGAGATATAATAAACAACAATTACGTTTCTGTTTCACAAGAATTTAGTTGTCAGAATTCAGGCTCCATATTGAATAACAATAGCTTTGTTATACAAGCATCTGATAATGTTAGCTTAAACAGAGGAACTATTACCATTGGAAGCAATGGAACTTTTACTGTAAAAAGCATGTTCGAGAATAGTAACTCTGGCTTAATCAAAAACAATGGCTTATTTGTTTTGGTAAATGATGCAAACAATTATGCAACATTTATTGACGATGGAACCATGAATGGAACCGGCAATGCAAAAGTTGAGCTATTCCTGAAAGGCGCTCAATGGCATTATGTTGCCATTCCAACAACCACTGCATCAAGTAATGTATTTTGGGGAGGTGCTATTTACTCATTTGATGAAGAAACTGATAAATGGACTAAGCACATAAATGACGAAAATCTGGATGTGACCAAAGGTTATGATGTCTATTTTAAAACCGACAAAACCATCAGTTTTGTAGGTACTTTACGAAATGGAGATCAAACAGCAACCATACACAAAAATGGAACAGGTAATAACGCAGGTTACAACTTAATTGCTAACCCCTACCCTACTACAGTTGATTGGAAAAGTAATTCCTGGTCAAAGAAGAAATCAAATGATGGACTTTATATTTGGAATCCCGATAATCAAAATGTTTCTTCTTACGTTAGTGGAGTTGGAACTAATTCAGGATCCAGATACATCCCTCCTATGCAAGCATATTTTGTTAAATGCAGTGGTTCAGGCGGGAGCATTAAATCAACAAAAAATGTAAAAACGCATAATAAATCATCCAAATTCAGATCCGAAACAGATGTGAATGATGAGCTTTTAATTTTGAAAGCAACATCTGAAAATGGATTTTATGACGAATCTATCATTCGTTTCAGTAATCAGTCGAGTTTAAATTTTGATGGTGATTATGATGCTGATAAAATGTGGAGTAATAATATTACCGTTCCGCAGATATATACTAAATCAGCAGATTTTCAAGATCTATCCATCAATTCAATTCCTGAAGTATCCAGTGAAGTTTCTATTCCACTTTACATGAAAGCACGAATAAGTGGGAAAAATACAATGGAACTTGATTTGAAAAATGCGACTTCTGTTTGCAATGTATATTTGGAGGATGTGAAACTAAAAAGCATCCATAATCTGCTGACTGGTCCTTACGAATTTACTTCCGATGTTCAGGATGAAGAATTTCGCTTCATTATCCATTTTACCAAGCAAAATGCAGTTTCTGCCGATACCAATAAGGTAACTTTAGATATTCAAGATACCAAATTGGAATCCTGCAAAGTTTACTCATCGTCAGGAGCAATTGTTGTTGAACAAGCCAATGGACTTGAAAATGAAAGCACAATAAGAATTTTCAATATGGTTGGTAAAGAAATTAAAAAACTTAAAACCAAAGAAACATATAATAGAATTGAATTAGATGCTGCAGCTGCCTATTACACTGTTCAAATAAAAAGTGGTAAGCAAATCTATACAAATAAAGTTCTCGTTAGGTAG